The DNA window AAATAAACTGCCAACGATAGGAATGTCTTTTAAAACAGGTACACCGCTATTGCCTACGTTGTTATTGTTTGAAATCAATCCGCCTAATAATACAGAGCCACCATCGTTTAAGGTTAATTTGGTTGTGATGCTGCGATTGAGAATTGAGGGGGAATCAATGCCGCTAAATTCGTTTGTTGTTGCGTTACTGACTTCTTGCTTGATGTCTAAGTCAATCCGATTGCCAGCATGGACAATGGGTTTTACTGTTAAGAGTACGCCTGTGGTTCGATATTGAATTTGTTGCAAAATCGTTGAGTCACTTTGTTGACTGGAATCGCTGGATTGACTGGTGACAATGGGCACTTCTGTTCCTACGTTTATCGTCGCACTTTCACCACTTTTCACCATCACGCGGGGCGAGGATAGGATACTAATACGGCTATTACTGGCAAATGCACCGAGTAAAGCGCGTGTTTGTCCTGCATTATCAATGGTGTAAGTCAAGCCTGATGTGGTGGGGCTTAGTGCCATTGTAGAAAGTGTTCCGCCTAAGCTACCGCCTAAGTCTAAGCCTTTTGCTAGCCATTCGATACCAAATTGCTCTTGGTCGTTCAGCGTTACTTCAGCCAAAGTCACCTCGATTAAAGTCAGTTTTGGCGGTTGATCCATTTGTTTCAAAATGGGTAATAAGTATGCCCACGATTCAGCAGTACCTTGATATAGCAAAGCATTTCTATTGGTATCAACGACTAAACGGCGACTATTTGTTGTTGTGCTATTGGTGATATTTGGCACATTAGCAGGGTTAGCACTTTTATTAGTTTGGTCGTTAGCGGTGGTACTTGCTGGAGATGTTTGTGACGTTGTGGAAGCAATGACACCATCTAATAATGGCGATAAGACTTTCGATAAGTTTTCAGCTTGAGTATTTTGTACGGGGTAAAAAAAGAGGCTATCTCCTTCTTTTTTATTCGCGTTACTATTTGGTGCGTCTAGGGTTTTTACCCATTGTTTAATATGTTCAATCACTGTTTCATCATTGGCAAAGGCAATTAAGGCGTTACTGGCTTTTAATGGGAACATGATAATGCTACCGCCTGCACTGGCTCCGCCTGTCACTGCAAACCCTTCAGAGGCTAACACATTGGTGAGTTGAATATTTAAGTCTTCGGCACTTAAAAAAACGGGTTCAATCCTGACGCTGTGACGACTACGCATAAAGGGTTGGTCTAAAAATCCTATAATATTAACTGCATTGCGAATAAGTTCAGGTGTGCCCAGTAGGACGATAGCATTGCGTTCAGGGTCTTCCAGCATTTGTAATTTGGGGTTGTTGTAAATTTGTCGTAGCCAGTTCGCAATTTGGGTATTCCGTAGCACTTTTAAGGGGACAACTTGAAAGATAGGGCGGTGAGAAATGGGTACACTTGGTAATGTTGTTCCTGTCACTAAGAGCGGTGGAACGGGGTTGATATTGCTGGCAGCAGGGACAAAGCGTAATAAGTTGTCTTGTAAGGCAAGCCCAACGCCATAATTTTCTAGCACTTGATTGGCTAATTTATAGAGTTGCACGGGGGTTTGCGGTTCAACAACCCGTAAGGTCACTAAATCTTTTTTCGTTTGTAAACTTGCATCAATATCAAATGAAAGCCCCAGTAAATTGCCATACACTTCATTAATAAATGTGGGTAATGGTAAGGCTTCTACACTGATTTGTGAGGGATTTGTATGTGGGAATACAGGTACATAATCTTTCACAACTTCGCCGTGACTGGATAGGGATAGGGCGTAGGTCGGCGTACTTTGAAAACGGGCAGAGCCTAACTCTTGTTTTTTCTCCTCAGCAGGCGTTGCGCTTATTTCTCCTGTACGTCCCATATTTGGGGCGCGTAGTGGTGTGGGAATTTTAACATCGCTTGCGGGAGGAAGGACGCACGCCGTGAGTAATAACAGGTAACTAAAAAGCAGAATATGTTTAACCATAAGAGGGACTGTTAGGCAGGAATTAGGCTATGGGTTAGGGCATTTTAGGGGCGTAGAGCTTCAGAATTTCTTCGGTATCCACTTGTTTTAAAGTCACTGTATTTTCTTCAATGTCAATAATCAGTGATTCATCTGGTAATTTGTCATTCACTCGATAACGGCTCACTTTTTGGCTTGCATCTGCCATCAGTGCATAACGGGTTTTACCTGTTGTCATAATTCCTAATAAACGTAAAGAGTTGGAATTAACCACAGTACCTGTTTTATTGGATGAAGTGGCTTTTTCATCTGTTTCCTTGCCCCAAGGTTGTAACTTATTGAGTTTATCAAACGCAATTTGTTCGTCTGCCGTGTTCATCGTGGGCATTTTCCATGTATTTTCTGGCTCGTTTTTTTCTGCTATGCCAAGTTTAGGCGTAGGGGCGGTGATACTGATAAAACAGAGCGCGAAACTCACACCCGCAAGCAGTAATAACCAAATTGCAACCTGTTGATTGGTTGTCGGAATGAGTTTCATGAGTTTGCAGGTGGTTGAAAATAAGCTGTAACAATCAGGGTAAAGCGCAGGGGTTGTCCTTGGCGAATGTCAAAACGTTCAACAATTAGCCATTGTGGATTACTGGCAATGGCTAGTAATAATTTATGGGTATTACTGGCTATAAAAGGCGCGTCGACTTGGGTTGTTACTTGCCATAAGTTGATAGCGGTTGTGCTATCAATGGCGTTATCAACTCTAATTTTTGCTTCTTTAATCCCTATTCCCTTCATTTGGTTATTAAACCATGCTTGAATATTTGCTTGTGCAAGTCCTTTAGTATTGGCTATCCATAAGCGACTTTCTGTATCCAATAAAGCGGTTTGAATTTGTTCGCGTCGAGTTAGCCAGAAATTTTGTTGTGTAATTTGATGTAATTGTGCCAAGCGTTTTTCTGCCTCAGCATAATCCGCTTCCACTTTACGGCGATAGTCATCTAAGCGCAAAACACCATAGGCAAGGAGAATACCAAGTATCATCCATAATCCCAGCCGTAAGCGAGGATTTTCTTTTAATTCAGTGCTCAGTGAATTAGACATGCGTTAGAGAAATCCAGCCAGTTTATGAGGACAAATCTTATCAGTCTTCTGTGAAAAACCAATCATTAAAAATTCGATATAGCAAACGTATTATAAAACGACATGGAGGACTGGCAGTCCTGTGAGGACTGCCAGTCCTAGATTTAAATCACTTTATGGTACGGTTACTATAGCTCAGTTATGCGAGGGTATAAATAAAGCAGGACTGACAATTCAGTACATTGCCAGTCCTTTTCTGTTTGTTTTTCCCTATTTTTCAATCGCTATCACAGCTGTTTTATTAAGCGGGCTGTGTCATGGCATGGCTTAATGTTTGTAAAAAGGCGGGTAAAACGGTTAAGAGTTCCGCTTCTGGTGTGGTTTCTATTTGTTGCACTAGGGCACTGCCAACGATGACGGCATCGCTGATTTTTGCAATTTTGCCCGCCGTTTCAGCATCACGAATCCCAAAGCCAACCCCAATCGGTAATTGGGTATATTGGCGAATTTGTTGGATTTTCTCTTGTACTGCAACTGTATCTAGATTTGCGCTCCCCGTCACCCCTTTTAAGGAAACGTAATATAAATATCCGCCTGCTTGTGTGCAAATCCGTTTAATACGTTCTTCAGTGCTCGTGGGCGCAAGTAAGAAGATTGGCAGTAAATGATGTGCTTTTAACGCTTGTCCTAATTCAGTGGATTCTTCTGGGGGTAAATCCACCGTGAGCACACCATCAACGCCTGCTTGTTCTGCTCGTTGGGCAAATTGATGATAACCCATGATTTCAATGGGGTTTAAATAGCCCATGAGTACAACAGGGGTGCTGGTATTTTGTTGGCGAAAGTTTGCCACCATGTTTAAAACATCACTCAGGTGTGTTCCTGCGGCAATGGCTCTTTCACTGGCGCGTTGAATCACTGGCCCATCTGCCATTGGGTCTGAGAAAGGAATCCCTAACTCAATAATATCCGCCCCTGCCTCGACCAGTTTGTGCATGAGAGGCACTGTGATGCTGGGCTTTGGGTCTCCTGCGGTGATAAAAGGAATTAAAGCTGTCCGTCGTTGCGCTTTCAGATTGGTAAAACAGGTTTGTAAGCGGTTCATAACTAGATTTTAATCCCTTCCAAAGTAGCAATGGTATTGATGTCTTTGTCACCACGTCCTGACAGATTGACTAAAATAATTTGGTCTTTATCCATGGTTGGGGCAAGTTTTGTGCAATAAGCCAATGCATGGCTGGATTCTAAGGCGGGAATAATCCCTTCTGTGCGGGTTAAATCGTGGAAGGCGGCAATGGCTTCTGCATCGGTAATTGTGACATATTGCGCCCGTCCTGTATCTTTTAACCAAGCATGTTCGGGCCCTACACCAGGGTAGTCTAAGCCTGCGGAGACGGAATGTGTTTCGATAACTAAGCCGTTTTCATCGCTCATTAAATAGGTGCGATTGCCGTGTAAAACCCCTGTTTTTCCAGCGGTTAAAGAGGCTGAGTGTCGCCCTGTTTCTACCCCGTCGCCACCCGCTTCAACCCCATAAATTTTAACGGATTTATCATGGATAAAAGGATAGAATAATCCCATGGCATTTGAGCCACCGCCTACGCAGGCGCAAATCACATCGGGTAAACGTCCTGCTTGAATTTTTATTTGTTGGCGAGCTTCGCGCCCAATCACGGTTTGAAAATCGCGCACCATCATGGGGTAGGGATGCGGGCCCGCAACAGTGCCGATAATATAGAAGGTATTATCGATATTTGTCACCCAATCACGCATGGCTTCGTTTAAGGCATCTTTCAGGGTTTTAGAGCCTGAAGAAACGGCACGGACTTCTGCACCGAGTAAACGCATCCGATAGACATTGACGGTTTGACGCTTAATATCTTCTTCGCCCATATAAACAACGCATTCCATGCCCATACGAGCGGCAACAGTTGCTGTTGCAACGCCATGTTGTCCTGCGCCTGTTTCAGCAATCACGCGGGTTTTACCCATGCGTTTTGCCAGAATGGCTTGACCGAGCGCGCTATTAATCTTATGCGCCCCAGTGTGGTTTAGGTCTTCACGTTTTAAATAAATCTGTGCACCGCCTAAACGCTCAGACCAACGGCGGGCATGATATAGCGGTGATGGTCTGCCAACATAATGTTGTAAATCGCTATTTAACTCTGCTAAAAATTCAGGGTCACGCATGTATTTTTCATAGGCAAGTCGCAACTCTTCTAAAGGTTGCATTAACGTTTCTGCAACGAACCGCCCGCCATATTTCCCAAAATGTCCCTGAGCATCGGGTAATAAGGTTGACTCTACATTTTCTAACGCGCTAACCGTAGCCATTGACATGGATACACCTCGAATAAATGCGGCGATTTTTTCCGCCGACTTAATACCTTTGGAAGATTCTACCCCACCACTGACATCAACCGCATAAGGGCGAAAAACAGTAAGGGCTTGATGAATATTACTGACGGTTAATCCACCTGCGAGTATCACAGGTTTAGATAAATGATATGGAATCCGTCGCCAGTCAAATGTCAGCCCCGTTCCCCCTTGCACACCTTCAACATATGTATCGAGTAATAATGCTTGTGCTTTTTGATATTGCTTTGCTAGCAGATTCAAATCAGTATCGGTTTTCATACGGACTGCTTTGATATATGGCTTGTGATATTGCTCACAATCAGCGGGTGATTCTTCACCATGAAATTGTAAAACATCTAATGGCACAGCTTGTAAAACGCTCTGTACCCAAGCAGGTTCTGCATCGACAAAGAGTCCGACAACGGTCACAAAAGCAGGCAAGGTTTGTACAATTTCTTTAGCTTGCTGAATCGTGACATGGCGCGGACTTTTTGGGTAAAAAACCAGCCCAATCGCATCTGCGCCAAAGCGAGCAGCATCTAAAGCATCTTGAGGGCGTGTAATACCGCAAATTTTCACCCGCACACGGGTTGGAGAGGAAACCGTATTCATGAAGTGAAAAAGTAGTGAGTGGTGAGAATATAACGAACTGACTTTATTGAAATTGATTAATGTATTTCGCAATCGTGTAATGGGTAATTATACCATTATTTTATCGTCAATGCGGGATATTGATAAATTATCCCTGCTCGGATTAAAGTGAGCCGATTTTTAACTGTTTATTCATAAATGTAAAACAGTGAATGTTCAATCGTGGAATAACTCAATTAACAATCTGAGTTCGGCGAGTTTCTTCTAAAAAGACAACAGCTTGTCTGAATCAGAATTCACAGAATTTTCAGAATTAAAAAGCGTGATTCACATTAATTTCTTGGTTTTAACCTGAGTTCGGCGAGTTTCTTTTAAAAAGACAACAGGTTGTCTGAATCTTATCTGGTGAATCCCAATGAAGAACAAGAGAATAGTCTCTGCCAGTCCTTCAATCCTTTTCGCGTGTTCCGACTGACCTACTAGGTTTTAAAAGCCTAGCAGGTCTCTGTTTTTTTTATAAAACTCGTAAAATTGAGGTTATTATGTCAGAAGCAACGCAAGAACAATGGAAAGTTTATGGTTACGATACTTTTGCACGTGAAACGTACTTTATTGGTCTATTCGCTACAGAAGCAGAGGCTCAACAAGCGGTCATGCAAATTAATCAACGCTTAGAAAAATACCAAGATGCTGAGTTACGTGATAGTGTTTGGATAGTTCCGCCTACTACTGCTTAATCTGTTCTCAATAACCCCTGTTTATATCGTTCCCAATCAAAAACTGCCCAAGGGTCGCTTTTACGCTCGGGGGCTATATCTCCATGTCCCACAATCCGCCCCATGTCGTTAAGCGCGGGGAATGCCCGTTGTAAAACCTGCGTGAGCTGAATCAATGCCTGATATTGGGCATCGGTATAAACGATTTTTTCACAACCTTCTAACTCAATGCCGATTGAAAAATCATTACAACGGTTACGCCCCGCAAAATGAGAGATACCTGCATGCCATGCACGTTTTTGAAAAGAAACGTATTGAGTGATTTCTCCCAAGCGATTAATACAACAATGTGCTGAAACTTGTAAGTTTTGCAAAGGGGGGAAATAGGCATCAGCTTGAATATCTAGCTGATTTAGAAATAAATCATCAATAAATCTTCCACCAAATTGACAAGGTGGTAGGCTAATCCCATGAATTACCAGTAAATCAATAACGCTACCAACAGGACGCTCATCAACATTAGGCGAAGGACAATGACGGGTGTTTAGCAACCATGCCTTTTCTATATCTAGTTGTAACATAAAGCAATAAATACCTAAGAAGCTATAGCAGTGTACGATTTATCGCCTGTGTTGTTTGGCTGTTTGCATCATTTGCAGGTGAGTTCTGTGTCACGGGTTCAATGCTTGGATTCTCTGTGATGCTATGCTCAGCACAATGATGATGATGGGTATAAACGGCTAAATCATTAGGCAGATGCACGCCACCAAATAAGGACAGGTAAGCAGGGTGACGACTGACTATGCTGGGATGTCCTGAGCAGCAAATATGCTGATTGAGACAAATCACGTGGTCAGTGGTAGCCATGACTAAATGTAAATCATGCGATACCATCAACACCCCACAACCGCGCTGGTTACGAATACGACTGATGAGCTTATACAATTCATATTGTCCCCCCACATCAACCCCTTGAATGGGTTCGTCTAGCACCAATAAGTCAGGGTCGCGCAGCAGTGCCCGTGCTAGTAAAACCCGTTGCAGTTCACCGCCAGAAATTTGTTGTAGTGGTCGTTGTAATAAAGCGAGTCCGCCGACTTCTTCTAAAATTTTATGAATTTGTGAACGGGCTGATGTACCGCTCAAGCGTAAAAAACGTTCTACGGTCAACGGCAACGCCATATCAATGCTTAAGCGTTGTGGCATATAACCAATTTTTAAATGCGCGTGGCGATACACCTGCCCTTGCTGAGGGCTTAATAGTCCTAAAATGACTTTAACTAAGCTCGTTTTACCTGCGCCATTAGGACCAATCAGCGTGATAATTTCTCCCCGTTTAACTGCTAAGGAGACATCCTGCAATGCAGTATATTGCTGAAATCGCAAATAAATATTTTTTACTTCGACCAATACTGACGCTGTTTGATTCATGATGTTTTATGATGTTGTTGGCAACTTGCACAACGCCCTGTTATTTCAATAACTTGATTTTCAATAATAAATCCAAGCGTTCTTGCTTGCAATGCAATACCGTCAGCAATGAGTGGCGTTTCTAACTCTGCCGCATTGCCACATTCTGTACAGATGAGGAATTGCCCAACATGGGGTTTATCAGGATGAATACAACCAATAAATGCATTTAAAGAGGCAATTCGATGAATTAATCCTTGCTGTATTAAAAATTCCAATGCGCGGTAAACTGTGGGCGGTGCAGCACGTCGACCTTCATCGACATGTAAACTTTCTAAGATCGTGTACGCGCCAAGTGGTTTGTGGCTACGCCAAATTAATTCTAAAACTCTCCGTCTTAAAGGGGTAAGACGAGCATCACGTTGTTGACAAATTTGTGTCGCTTGTGCAAGTGCCTGTGTGACACACTGACGATGATCATGTGATGTTCCTGAAAAAGCGAGTGGTGCAAATGATTGCGTAGAAAGTACAGTTGACATGATAAATTCCTTAGTAAAACACCAAGCAGAAACTGTGTTTATTACTGTTATAATGTTACAGTGGTGTTGCAAAATAAAACTACAATATTCAATATATTGCGTTTCAATAGCCCATGTCACAAGTGCGAGATACCTCTACTTAAACTTAAATCATCCCACTATTTGTTATTTGTAAAGGTATCTGTCGCCATTACTCATTCAGGAAATAGCAACAAATCACCCTAACAACCGAATATTCATAGCAACAGGGTCTTTGTTATTATTTTTTGATTCTTCTAGCCTAAATTCAAAAATAAAATCTCGATTTGGCAATTGGGAAGTATTAACCTCTTCAGGCAAATTAGAGCCATGAAAGAAAGCGGCTCGATAAGGTGATTCGTCGTGCCGAGCGTCCGTAATCCATAAACCAGGGGCAATGCGGTCTAAATAGCGCATAAAACCAAATCCGCGATCATCATAATAATGTGAACAATACCCACGAACGACAGACCCTATTTCACCCCATTCAATATTATTTTCAATATTACGTTTAACTGGTAATAAATTCGGAATTAAATAACCCGATAAAAACATATCGGCTTCACGTTTTAAGTCACTTGATATATTTTCAAAAGCAACCACCTCAACACGACAACCATAATTTTGTAATGCCCTGACCACTTGAATAAAGTCACCATCCCCTGTGACTAATAAAACCCTATCCAAATTTTGTGATTGTAAAAGTGCATCTACTGCCATATCTAAATCTGCATTGGCTTTACCATACCGATTACCTTTATCATCCTCATACCATTTGACATTTTTTTGAATGACTTTAAAGCCATATTCACGCAAGACAGAGAAGTAATTATTAATTCCTTTTCTATAAATCACATCTTCTCTTGCGCGTTCAATATCAAAGCTAACGTATGCATTTAAGCGTAAGGCTTCTGCAAAATCACGACAGGCGAATTCCCGTAAAACGTCGTATTGCATTCCATAACCACCATTACGATTTACGTTAGCAACGTCGACATAGACACCTATTTTTGCGTTTGATTTAAATCCGTTCAATTGTTTACCATCCATATTATTAGTTCTGCTTTTTTGTAAAGAGGGATACTTGTTTTTAAGCACTTTTTGTGCCGATAACACTGTCTATTTATACGTTTAAAATAAATGGGTTATCCTAAAAACACAGTGAAAACTTGTCTCAATGCAGAGGAGTCAATCTCCCTTGAAAATAAACAAGCGATAAGTAAATTTCTATGTAGCTAAAATATTGGAGGTAATAAAGAACTTCATTAGATATAATAAAGATTACTTATAACGGCATGAAATAAAATATTATTTTACTTTTTTCTAAGCTAAGTGTGTTTATGATTTATTAATTACTAACTGTTTTTATTCATTTTAACATTAACTGAATCAATGACCAAAATCTACAATACAATAAGTTTCATTATTTATTTTTAATAAAGTTATGTTCAATATGAAATAGATAAATTTATATATTTTATAAAGTTATAAAATCAGTTAAGATAAAAAAGATATATTAATTCTAAGTATGATCGCAATATTTCCCAGCCGTTGCTAACTCCCGATGCAACACACGAAAAGACGTAGAATAAGTTTTTTTCAAACCGTATAATCAATCTTTATTCTTTTAAACAAAAATCTTAGTAAACCTTAACGCTATATCCCTGATGATTCCTTTAGAGAAAATCATTGTTCTGAGTAAAGTTCCTTTGTTTTCTACCCTGAAAACAGAAGATATTCACCGAATCTCTACCATTGCAAGTGAGGAGGCCTATGAAGATGGGCATACCTTGTTTTATGAAGGAGATATTGGCGATAGACTTTATATTGTGGTCACA is part of the Beggiatoa alba B18LD genome and encodes:
- a CDS encoding secretin N-terminal domain-containing protein, producing the protein MVKHILLFSYLLLLTACVLPPASDVKIPTPLRAPNMGRTGEISATPAEEKKQELGSARFQSTPTYALSLSSHGEVVKDYVPVFPHTNPSQISVEALPLPTFINEVYGNLLGLSFDIDASLQTKKDLVTLRVVEPQTPVQLYKLANQVLENYGVGLALQDNLLRFVPAASNINPVPPLLVTGTTLPSVPISHRPIFQVVPLKVLRNTQIANWLRQIYNNPKLQMLEDPERNAIVLLGTPELIRNAVNIIGFLDQPFMRSRHSVRIEPVFLSAEDLNIQLTNVLASEGFAVTGGASAGGSIIMFPLKASNALIAFANDETVIEHIKQWVKTLDAPNSNANKKEGDSLFFYPVQNTQAENLSKVLSPLLDGVIASTTSQTSPASTTANDQTNKSANPANVPNITNSTTTNSRRLVVDTNRNALLYQGTAESWAYLLPILKQMDQPPKLTLIEVTLAEVTLNDQEQFGIEWLAKGLDLGGSLGGTLSTMALSPTTSGLTYTIDNAGQTRALLGAFASNSRISILSSPRVMVKSGESATINVGTEVPIVTSQSSDSSQQSDSTILQQIQYRTTGVLLTVKPIVHAGNRIDLDIKQEVSNATTNEFSGIDSPSILNRSITTKLTLNDGGSVLLGGLISNNNNVGNSGVPVLKDIPIVGSLFKTESSSVERTELIAIIVPYVINNDSEAQEITQSFRERLSVETQNVSSPIMPNTTVVPNIIQPLRQEIKP
- a CDS encoding type II secretion system protein N; the protein is MKLIPTTNQQVAIWLLLLAGVSFALCFISITAPTPKLGIAEKNEPENTWKMPTMNTADEQIAFDKLNKLQPWGKETDEKATSSNKTGTVVNSNSLRLLGIMTTGKTRYALMADASQKVSRYRVNDKLPDESLIIDIEENTVTLKQVDTEEILKLYAPKMP
- the trpA gene encoding tryptophan synthase subunit alpha, giving the protein MNRLQTCFTNLKAQRRTALIPFITAGDPKPSITVPLMHKLVEAGADIIELGIPFSDPMADGPVIQRASERAIAAGTHLSDVLNMVANFRQQNTSTPVVLMGYLNPIEIMGYHQFAQRAEQAGVDGVLTVDLPPEESTELGQALKAHHLLPIFLLAPTSTEERIKRICTQAGGYLYYVSLKGVTGSANLDTVAVQEKIQQIRQYTQLPIGVGFGIRDAETAGKIAKISDAVIVGSALVQQIETTPEAELLTVLPAFLQTLSHAMTQPA
- the trpB gene encoding tryptophan synthase subunit beta gives rise to the protein MATVSALENVESTLLPDAQGHFGKYGGRFVAETLMQPLEELRLAYEKYMRDPEFLAELNSDLQHYVGRPSPLYHARRWSERLGGAQIYLKREDLNHTGAHKINSALGQAILAKRMGKTRVIAETGAGQHGVATATVAARMGMECVVYMGEEDIKRQTVNVYRMRLLGAEVRAVSSGSKTLKDALNEAMRDWVTNIDNTFYIIGTVAGPHPYPMMVRDFQTVIGREARQQIKIQAGRLPDVICACVGGGSNAMGLFYPFIHDKSVKIYGVEAGGDGVETGRHSASLTAGKTGVLHGNRTYLMSDENGLVIETHSVSAGLDYPGVGPEHAWLKDTGRAQYVTITDAEAIAAFHDLTRTEGIIPALESSHALAYCTKLAPTMDKDQIILVNLSGRGDKDINTIATLEGIKI
- the ampD gene encoding 1,6-anhydro-N-acetylmuramyl-L-alanine amidase AmpD is translated as MLQLDIEKAWLLNTRHCPSPNVDERPVGSVIDLLVIHGISLPPCQFGGRFIDDLFLNQLDIQADAYFPPLQNLQVSAHCCINRLGEITQYVSFQKRAWHAGISHFAGRNRCNDFSIGIELEGCEKIVYTDAQYQALIQLTQVLQRAFPALNDMGRIVGHGDIAPERKSDPWAVFDWERYKQGLLRTD
- the znuC gene encoding zinc ABC transporter ATP-binding protein ZnuC, with amino-acid sequence MNQTASVLVEVKNIYLRFQQYTALQDVSLAVKRGEIITLIGPNGAGKTSLVKVILGLLSPQQGQVYRHAHLKIGYMPQRLSIDMALPLTVERFLRLSGTSARSQIHKILEEVGGLALLQRPLQQISGGELQRVLLARALLRDPDLLVLDEPIQGVDVGGQYELYKLISRIRNQRGCGVLMVSHDLHLVMATTDHVICLNQHICCSGHPSIVSRHPAYLSLFGGVHLPNDLAVYTHHHHCAEHSITENPSIEPVTQNSPANDANSQTTQAINRTLL
- a CDS encoding Fur family transcriptional regulator, yielding MSTVLSTQSFAPLAFSGTSHDHRQCVTQALAQATQICQQRDARLTPLRRRVLELIWRSHKPLGAYTILESLHVDEGRRAAPPTVYRALEFLIQQGLIHRIASLNAFIGCIHPDKPHVGQFLICTECGNAAELETPLIADGIALQARTLGFIIENQVIEITGRCASCQQHHKTS
- a CDS encoding LabA-like NYN domain-containing protein; its protein translation is MDGKQLNGFKSNAKIGVYVDVANVNRNGGYGMQYDVLREFACRDFAEALRLNAYVSFDIERAREDVIYRKGINNYFSVLREYGFKVIQKNVKWYEDDKGNRYGKANADLDMAVDALLQSQNLDRVLLVTGDGDFIQVVRALQNYGCRVEVVAFENISSDLKREADMFLSGYLIPNLLPVKRNIENNIEWGEIGSVVRGYCSHYYDDRGFGFMRYLDRIAPGLWITDARHDESPYRAAFFHGSNLPEEVNTSQLPNRDFIFEFRLEESKNNNKDPVAMNIRLLG